In a single window of the Tachyglossus aculeatus isolate mTacAcu1 chromosome 14, mTacAcu1.pri, whole genome shotgun sequence genome:
- the IL2RB gene encoding interleukin-2 receptor subunit beta has product MKASALSQWSLAIVSLLLLLLLTWGWASGAANASSSLTCFYDSRANISCTWVPAELTELGSCSLMARTKYRDKIAVCNLLPMGSKSFSCNLILDPDVNAQALAVVEEVSLKVTCENWRGNVMEKLTPFREIRLIPPENLQLSYVDTHSCNFTWQLRVCSHYLRRYLEFEVRYWALSDEGASPKTLFLKQPQEWIKIESLSPDTRYKAQVRGKPSAEYLGHWSFWSQAIVFQTDPEEPAPSQPWLFNFILGLCGALGLVTIAMLIPRWCTPKWLKKVLKCQIPDPSEFFTPLSSQHGGDFQKWLSSPFSMASFMLGPAEISPLEVMQKEDKDPRLLLPKELVQSYAPPDTSGLSGSSCFTNQGYFFFHLPDALEIESCQVYFTYEPFADAGGPVSANDNDSYCMFPSGEDALLFPSGPPGGPGRHLGLQNGSFEAKEAGEAQEPAQQPVEATTPFPPAQSGPDPFLPDDPSPPVLRLEPFGEGPSSASSHGAGTNPPFPWAGLPASLAPVGGDAPFCPDLNAGAYLSLRDLQNQYPAHLV; this is encoded by the exons ATGAAGGCTTCAGCTCTTTCTCAGTGGTCGCTTGCCatcgtctccctcctcctccttctcctcctgaccTGGGGTTGGGCTTCTGGAGCTGCGAATG CCTCTTCGAGCCTCACCTGTTTCTATGACTCAAGAGCCAACATATCCTGTACCTGGGTCCCGGCCGAGCTCACGGAGCTGGGGTCATGCTCACTCATGGCCAGAACAAAATATAG AGACAAGATAGCTGTCTGCAATCTGCTTCCCATGGGGTCAAAGTCCTTCAGCTGCAACCTGATCCTGGATCCAGATGTAAAT GCTCAAGCATTGGCGGTAGTGGAGGAAGTCAGCCTGAAGGTGACATGCGAAAACTGGAGAGGGAATGTGATGGAGAAGCTGACGCCCTTTAGGGAGA TCCGCCTGATACCTCCCGAGAACCTGCAGCTGAGTTACGTGGACACCCACAGCTGCAACTTCACGTGGCAACTCAGGGTATGCTCCCACTACCTGCGAAGATACCTGGAATTTGAAGTGCGCTACTGGGCTTTGTCCGACGAGGGGGCG TCCCCGAAGACCCTGTTCCTCAAGCAGCCCCAGGAGTGGATTAAGATCGAAAGCCTCTCCCCAGACACGCGCTACAAGGCGCAGGTCCGCGGGAAGCCCAGTGCAGAGTACTTGGGGCATTGGAGCTTCTGGAGCCAAGCCATTGTGTTCCAGACCGATCCCGAAG aaCCAGCTCCCTCACAACCCTGGCTGTTCAACTTTATCCTGGGGCTATGCGGGGCCTTGGGACTGGTGACCATAGCCATGCTCATCCCCAGATGGTGCACGCCAAAATG GCTCAAAAAAGTGCTGAAGTGTCAAATTCCAGACCCCTCGGAGTTCTTCACCCCGCTCAGCTCCCAGCACGGAGGAGACTTTCAG AAATGGCTCTCCTCCCCGTTCTCCATGGCCTCCTTCATGCTGGGCCCAGCGGAGATCTCTCCTCtggaggtgatgcagaaagaagacaAAGATCCCCGGCTCCTGCTGCCCAAGGAGCTGGTCCAGTCCTACGCACCTCCGGACACCAGTGGCCTCTCTGGGTCTAGCTGCTTCACCAACCAGGGCTACTTCTTCTTCCACCTCCCGGATGCCCTGGAGATCGAGTCCTGCCAGGTGTATTTCACCTACGAGCCCTTCGCCGACGCTGGAGGGCCAGTGTCGGCCAATGACAATGACTCCTACTGCATGTTCCCCAGCGGCGAGGATGCTCTGCTCTTCCCCTCAGGGCCACCCGGGGGTCCCGGCCGACACCTCGGCCTCCAGAATGGCTCCTTTGAGGCCAAGGAGGCTGGGGAGGCCCAGGAACCAGCCCAGCAACCTGTGGAGGCCACAACCCCCTTTCCTCCGGCCCAGTCCGGGCCCGACCCCTTCCTCCCAGATGACCCGTCCCCCCCGGTCCTGAGGCTTGAGCCATTTGGGGAGGGGCCCTCCTCTGCCAGCTCCCACGGGGCTGGCACCAACCCTCCGTTTCCCTGGGCCGGCCTCCCGGCCTCTCTGGCCCCCGTTGGTGGGGATGCTCCCTTCTGCCCAGACTTGAATGCCGGGGCTTATCTATCTCTGCGGGACCTGCAGAACCAGTACCCAGCCCACTTGGTCTAA